The following proteins come from a genomic window of Crassostrea angulata isolate pt1a10 chromosome 1, ASM2561291v2, whole genome shotgun sequence:
- the LOC128161948 gene encoding dihydropyrimidinase-like isoform X7, whose amino-acid sequence MPSAQSRLLIKGGKIVNDDQSFDADIYIEDGIIKQVGTNLVIPGGARTIEARGKLVMPGGIDTHTHMQLPFMGTYAVDDFYSGTKAALAGGTTMIIDFVLDQKGVSLLEAYDKWRGWADPKVCCDYGLHVGVTWWSDQVAKEMETLCAEKGINSFKMFLAYKDVFMLNDDELYESFKRIKELGALGMVHAENGHLIAEKSKEMLKMGISGPEGHEMCRPEEVEAEATQRAITIANQANCPLYIVHVMSKSSADVVSKARREGKVVFGEPIAASLGTDGTHYWNKCWRHAAGHVMGPPLRPDSSTPGYLMDLLANNDLQVTGTDNCTFSADQKALGKDDFRKIPNGVNGVEDRMSVIWEKGVHSGKMDPCRFVAVTSTNAAKIFNIYPQKGRIAVGSDADIVIWDPKETRTISAKTHHQAVDFNIFEGMVCHGVPVYVITNGHVVLDEGQLKVTQGMGRFIPTPCNAEMVYGRVAKRELARMPQKVERDPYTGPVVKIENQDEVPGVKRDENPIVGDTASFQHSRPPTRGGGRNLQDSSFALSGEQFDDKAPRRAQIRTSNPPGGKSSGLW is encoded by the exons agtGCTCAGTCCCGTCTGTTGATCAAGGGAGGTAAAATTGTGAATGATGACCAGTCCTTTGATGCAGACATATACATAGAAGATGGAATTATCAA ACAGGTGGGAACTAACCTGGTTATACCAGGTGGTGCTAGGACAATTGAAGCCAGGGGTAAACTTGTCATGCCGG GTGGCATTGACACCCACACTCACATGCAGTTACCCTTTATGGGCACCTATGCAGTGGATGACTTCTACAGTGGTACAAAAGCTGCTCTTGCAGGAGGAACCACCATGATCA TTGACTTTGTGCTGGACCAGAAGGGTGTGTCCCTGCTGGAGGCCTATGACAAATGGAGGGGGTGGGCAGACCCCAAGGTGTGCTGCGACTATGGGCTCCATGTAGGGGTCACCTGGTGGAGTGATCAGGTAGCCAAGGAGATGGAGACACTGTGTGCTGAGAAAG GTATCAACTCCTTCAAAATGTTTCTTGCCTACAAAGATGTATTTATGTTGAATGATGATGAACTGTACGAGTCATTTAAACGCATTAAGGAGTTGGGAGCGCTTGGAATGGTGCATGCAGAAAATGGACATCTGATTGCAGAG AAATCAAAAGAAATGTTGAAAATGGGAATCAGTGGACCAGAGGGCCATGAGATGTGTCGACCTGAAGAG GTTGAGGCAGAAGCTACTCAGCGAGCCATCACCATTGCTAACCAGGCCAACTGCCCTCTGTATATTGTCCATGTCATGAGTAAATCCTCAGCGGACGTTGTGTCTAAGGCCCGCAGAGAAG GTAAAGTAGTATTTGGTGAGCCGATAGCTGCCAGCCTGGGTACAGATGGTACCCACTACTGGAACAAGTGCTGGAGACACGCGGCGGGCCACGTTATGGGGCCACCACTGAGGCCTGATTCCAGCACCCCAGGATATCTGATGGATCTGCTAGCCAA TAATGATTTACAAGTGACAGGGACAGATAACTGTACGTTCAGTGCAGACCAGAAAGCGCTAGGCAAAGACGACTTCAGGAAAATCCCTAATGGAGTAAACGGAGTGGAGGACAGAATGTCCGTCATATGGGAGAAAGGGGTG cATTCTGGAAAAATGGATCCATGTAGATTTGTAGCTGTAACTAGTACTAATGCTgccaaaatattcaatatttaccCACAAAAG GGCCGTATAGCTGTAGGATCTGATGCTGACATTGTAATCTGGGATCCCAAAGAGACGAGGACTATCTCAGCTAAGACTCATCACCAAGCTGTAGACTTCAACATATTCGAAGGCATGGTTTGCCATGGTGTCCCAGTCTATGTCATTACAAATGGTCATGTAGTCTTGGACGAGGGGCAG TTGAAAGTAACCCAGGGAATGGGCAGATTTATTCCAACCCCATGCAATGCTGAAATGGTCTATGGAAGAGTTGCGAAGCGAGAATTG GCCAGAATGCCACAGAAAGTGGAGAGAGATCCTTACACTGGTCCCGTGGTCAAGATAGAGAACCAGGATGAGGTCCCCGGAGTGAAGAGAGATGAGAACCCAATCGTGGGGGACACTGCTTCCTTCCAACACAGCAGACCCCCAACAAGAGGTGGTGGCAGAAACTTACAAGATTCCTCTTTTGCTCTTAGTG GTGAACAGTTTGATGACAAGGCCCCACGCCGGGCACAGATCCGGACATCCAACCCCCCGGGAGGGAAATCTTCGGGCCTCTGGTGA
- the LOC128161948 gene encoding dihydropyrimidinase-like isoform X6 produces the protein MESAAEKQSAQSRLLIKGGKIVNDDQSFDADIYIEDGIIKQVGTNLVIPGGARTIEARGKLVMPGGIDTHTHMQLPFMGTYAVDDFYSGTKAALAGGTTMIIDFVLDQKGVSLLEAYDKWRGWADPKVCCDYGLHVGVTWWSDQVAKEMETLCAEKGINSFKMFLAYKDVFMLNDDELYESFKRIKELGALGMVHAENGHLIAEKSKEMLKMGISGPEGHEMCRPEEVEAEATQRAITIANQANCPLYIVHVMSKSSADVVSKARREGKVVFGEPIAASLGTDGTHYWNKCWRHAAGHVMGPPLRPDSSTPGYLMDLLANNDLQVTGTDNCTFSADQKALGKDDFRKIPNGVNGVEDRMSVIWEKGVHSGKMDPCRFVAVTSTNAAKIFNIYPQKGRIAVGSDADIVIWDPKETRTISAKTHHQAVDFNIFEGMVCHGVPVYVITNGHVVLDEGQLKVTQGMGRFIPTPCNAEMVYGRVAKRELARMPQKVERDPYTGPVVKIENQDEVPGVKRDENPIVGDTASFQHSRPPTRGGGRNLQDSSFALSGEQFDDKAPRRAQIRTSNPPGGKSSGLW, from the exons ATGGAGAGTGCTGCAGAAAAACAG agtGCTCAGTCCCGTCTGTTGATCAAGGGAGGTAAAATTGTGAATGATGACCAGTCCTTTGATGCAGACATATACATAGAAGATGGAATTATCAA ACAGGTGGGAACTAACCTGGTTATACCAGGTGGTGCTAGGACAATTGAAGCCAGGGGTAAACTTGTCATGCCGG GTGGCATTGACACCCACACTCACATGCAGTTACCCTTTATGGGCACCTATGCAGTGGATGACTTCTACAGTGGTACAAAAGCTGCTCTTGCAGGAGGAACCACCATGATCA TTGACTTTGTGCTGGACCAGAAGGGTGTGTCCCTGCTGGAGGCCTATGACAAATGGAGGGGGTGGGCAGACCCCAAGGTGTGCTGCGACTATGGGCTCCATGTAGGGGTCACCTGGTGGAGTGATCAGGTAGCCAAGGAGATGGAGACACTGTGTGCTGAGAAAG GTATCAACTCCTTCAAAATGTTTCTTGCCTACAAAGATGTATTTATGTTGAATGATGATGAACTGTACGAGTCATTTAAACGCATTAAGGAGTTGGGAGCGCTTGGAATGGTGCATGCAGAAAATGGACATCTGATTGCAGAG AAATCAAAAGAAATGTTGAAAATGGGAATCAGTGGACCAGAGGGCCATGAGATGTGTCGACCTGAAGAG GTTGAGGCAGAAGCTACTCAGCGAGCCATCACCATTGCTAACCAGGCCAACTGCCCTCTGTATATTGTCCATGTCATGAGTAAATCCTCAGCGGACGTTGTGTCTAAGGCCCGCAGAGAAG GTAAAGTAGTATTTGGTGAGCCGATAGCTGCCAGCCTGGGTACAGATGGTACCCACTACTGGAACAAGTGCTGGAGACACGCGGCGGGCCACGTTATGGGGCCACCACTGAGGCCTGATTCCAGCACCCCAGGATATCTGATGGATCTGCTAGCCAA TAATGATTTACAAGTGACAGGGACAGATAACTGTACGTTCAGTGCAGACCAGAAAGCGCTAGGCAAAGACGACTTCAGGAAAATCCCTAATGGAGTAAACGGAGTGGAGGACAGAATGTCCGTCATATGGGAGAAAGGGGTG cATTCTGGAAAAATGGATCCATGTAGATTTGTAGCTGTAACTAGTACTAATGCTgccaaaatattcaatatttaccCACAAAAG GGCCGTATAGCTGTAGGATCTGATGCTGACATTGTAATCTGGGATCCCAAAGAGACGAGGACTATCTCAGCTAAGACTCATCACCAAGCTGTAGACTTCAACATATTCGAAGGCATGGTTTGCCATGGTGTCCCAGTCTATGTCATTACAAATGGTCATGTAGTCTTGGACGAGGGGCAG TTGAAAGTAACCCAGGGAATGGGCAGATTTATTCCAACCCCATGCAATGCTGAAATGGTCTATGGAAGAGTTGCGAAGCGAGAATTG GCCAGAATGCCACAGAAAGTGGAGAGAGATCCTTACACTGGTCCCGTGGTCAAGATAGAGAACCAGGATGAGGTCCCCGGAGTGAAGAGAGATGAGAACCCAATCGTGGGGGACACTGCTTCCTTCCAACACAGCAGACCCCCAACAAGAGGTGGTGGCAGAAACTTACAAGATTCCTCTTTTGCTCTTAGTG GTGAACAGTTTGATGACAAGGCCCCACGCCGGGCACAGATCCGGACATCCAACCCCCCGGGAGGGAAATCTTCGGGCCTCTGGTGA
- the LOC128162073 gene encoding acetylcholine receptor subunit alpha-1-B-like encodes MKCMCSSCYFLLLTAGLSFMNVQCASYSDAERLLGDLFQNYSTDIRPNQNLSEATKVSMHPLIFSLNDFDEVSGVISIVFGIILDWHDFRLTWTPSNYGDIEMLPIPKKKLWVPSVFLINPANKMEALGNDDYLGRVHYSGAVQWTPGGLFKSLCNVNMYKFPFDTQSCFFTFALWGFLPSEAVLMPGKNISTIDTTYYSPNALWKLESTEMKYSDIVTTESIIELRINLKRRALYFVINMLAPILLLSILNPLVFALPVDSGERVSYAITIFLSFAVFLTLISENMPKTSEPMSILSYFLVVTMTMSTLICILTIVTMRFHYRDSNLKVSKTAATVLKILQLKFLCIPCNMDKRKSQVRVASKLDDGFVQNVKDGKVEPVTVEPVEEDTWKGVAEQYDRVLMYYFFFIVFFQWIMLLIVLSI; translated from the coding sequence ATGAAATGCATGTGTAGTTCctgttattttcttttactCACTGCTGGATTGTCGTTTATGAATGTTCAGTGTGCAAGTTATAGTGACGCTGAGCGACTTCTTGGGGATTTATTCCAGAATTACTCAACGGACATTAGACCAAATCAAAATCTGTCGGAAGCAACAAAGGTTTCTATGCACCcacttattttttctttgaacgATTTTGACGAAGTTTCAGGGGTTATATCTATTGTGTTTGGAATCATACTCGATTGGCATGACTTTCGTCTGACCTGGACGCCAAGTAATTATGGTGACATTGAGATGCTACCCATTCCTAAGAAAAAGCTTTGGGTTCCAAGCGTGTTTTTGATTAATCCTGCGAATAAGATGGAAGCGTTAGGGAATGATGATTATTTAGGAAGAGTACATTATAGTGGCGCAGTGCAGTGGACACCTGGGggtttgttcaaaagtttatgtaatgtaaacatgtacaaatttcCGTTTGATACACAGTCTTGTTTCTTTACTTTTGCTCTCTGGGGTTTTTTGCCATCTGAAGCTGTTTTGATGCCTGGAAAAAACATATCTACTATCGATACAACTTATTATTCTCCCAATGCTCTATGGAAACTAGAAAGCACTGAGATGAAATACTCCGATATAGTTACAACTGAAAGTATAATTGAACTCCGGATCAATCTGAAGAGAAGAGCTCTCTACTTTGTCATCAATATGTTGGCGCCCATCCTTCTCCTGTCCATACTCAACCCTCTAGTTTTTGCCTTACCTGTTGATAGCGGTGAGCGTGTGTCATATGCCATcacaatatttttgtcattcGCCGTTTTCTTGACTCTAATCAGCGAAAATATGCCAAAGACCTCAGAGCCAATGTCTATATTGTCCTATTTTTTGGTTGTGACAATGACTATGAGTACGTTGATATGCATCCTCACAATTGTCACCATGCGATTCCACTATAGAGACTCTAACTTAAAAGTGTCGAAAACAGCTGCAACTGTTCTGAAGATTTTGCAACTCAAATTTCTTTGTATTCCATGTAACATGGATAAAAGGAAATCGCAGGTTCGAGTTGCTTCCAAATTAGATGATGGatttgtacaaaatgtaaaGGACGGGAAAGTCGAGCCAGTTACAGTTGAGCCGGTAGAGGAAGATACGTGGAAGGGAGTAGCGGAGCAATACGACCGAGTCTTGATGtactatttcttttttattgtctttttccAATGGATCATGCTTTTAATTGTCCTATCCATATAA
- the LOC128161948 gene encoding dihydropyrimidinase-like isoform X3, which produces MCSLPHVFRKILNNFPDSKSDDRCEGDGQEMARSQVEDHNCDGWICGCEQHRSAQSRLLIKGGKIVNDDQSFDADIYIEDGIIKQVGTNLVIPGGARTIEARGKLVMPGGIDTHTHMQLPFMGTYAVDDFYSGTKAALAGGTTMIIDFVLDQKGVSLLEAYDKWRGWADPKVCCDYGLHVGVTWWSDQVAKEMETLCAEKGINSFKMFLAYKDVFMLNDDELYESFKRIKELGALGMVHAENGHLIAEKSKEMLKMGISGPEGHEMCRPEEVEAEATQRAITIANQANCPLYIVHVMSKSSADVVSKARREGKVVFGEPIAASLGTDGTHYWNKCWRHAAGHVMGPPLRPDSSTPGYLMDLLANNDLQVTGTDNCTFSADQKALGKDDFRKIPNGVNGVEDRMSVIWEKGVHSGKMDPCRFVAVTSTNAAKIFNIYPQKGRIAVGSDADIVIWDPKETRTISAKTHHQAVDFNIFEGMVCHGVPVYVITNGHVVLDEGQLKVTQGMGRFIPTPCNAEMVYGRVAKRELARMPQKVERDPYTGPVVKIENQDEVPGVKRDENPIVGDTASFQHSRPPTRGGGRNLQDSSFALSGEQFDDKAPRRAQIRTSNPPGGKSSGLW; this is translated from the exons ATGTGCTCTTTGCCACATGTATTCAGGAAAATCCTGAATAACTTCCCTGATTCGAAATCGGATGATCGTTGCGAGGGGGATGGTCAAGAAATGGCAAGATCCCAGGTGGAGGATCACAATTGTGACGGGTGGATATGTGGTTGTGAACAGCATAGA agtGCTCAGTCCCGTCTGTTGATCAAGGGAGGTAAAATTGTGAATGATGACCAGTCCTTTGATGCAGACATATACATAGAAGATGGAATTATCAA ACAGGTGGGAACTAACCTGGTTATACCAGGTGGTGCTAGGACAATTGAAGCCAGGGGTAAACTTGTCATGCCGG GTGGCATTGACACCCACACTCACATGCAGTTACCCTTTATGGGCACCTATGCAGTGGATGACTTCTACAGTGGTACAAAAGCTGCTCTTGCAGGAGGAACCACCATGATCA TTGACTTTGTGCTGGACCAGAAGGGTGTGTCCCTGCTGGAGGCCTATGACAAATGGAGGGGGTGGGCAGACCCCAAGGTGTGCTGCGACTATGGGCTCCATGTAGGGGTCACCTGGTGGAGTGATCAGGTAGCCAAGGAGATGGAGACACTGTGTGCTGAGAAAG GTATCAACTCCTTCAAAATGTTTCTTGCCTACAAAGATGTATTTATGTTGAATGATGATGAACTGTACGAGTCATTTAAACGCATTAAGGAGTTGGGAGCGCTTGGAATGGTGCATGCAGAAAATGGACATCTGATTGCAGAG AAATCAAAAGAAATGTTGAAAATGGGAATCAGTGGACCAGAGGGCCATGAGATGTGTCGACCTGAAGAG GTTGAGGCAGAAGCTACTCAGCGAGCCATCACCATTGCTAACCAGGCCAACTGCCCTCTGTATATTGTCCATGTCATGAGTAAATCCTCAGCGGACGTTGTGTCTAAGGCCCGCAGAGAAG GTAAAGTAGTATTTGGTGAGCCGATAGCTGCCAGCCTGGGTACAGATGGTACCCACTACTGGAACAAGTGCTGGAGACACGCGGCGGGCCACGTTATGGGGCCACCACTGAGGCCTGATTCCAGCACCCCAGGATATCTGATGGATCTGCTAGCCAA TAATGATTTACAAGTGACAGGGACAGATAACTGTACGTTCAGTGCAGACCAGAAAGCGCTAGGCAAAGACGACTTCAGGAAAATCCCTAATGGAGTAAACGGAGTGGAGGACAGAATGTCCGTCATATGGGAGAAAGGGGTG cATTCTGGAAAAATGGATCCATGTAGATTTGTAGCTGTAACTAGTACTAATGCTgccaaaatattcaatatttaccCACAAAAG GGCCGTATAGCTGTAGGATCTGATGCTGACATTGTAATCTGGGATCCCAAAGAGACGAGGACTATCTCAGCTAAGACTCATCACCAAGCTGTAGACTTCAACATATTCGAAGGCATGGTTTGCCATGGTGTCCCAGTCTATGTCATTACAAATGGTCATGTAGTCTTGGACGAGGGGCAG TTGAAAGTAACCCAGGGAATGGGCAGATTTATTCCAACCCCATGCAATGCTGAAATGGTCTATGGAAGAGTTGCGAAGCGAGAATTG GCCAGAATGCCACAGAAAGTGGAGAGAGATCCTTACACTGGTCCCGTGGTCAAGATAGAGAACCAGGATGAGGTCCCCGGAGTGAAGAGAGATGAGAACCCAATCGTGGGGGACACTGCTTCCTTCCAACACAGCAGACCCCCAACAAGAGGTGGTGGCAGAAACTTACAAGATTCCTCTTTTGCTCTTAGTG GTGAACAGTTTGATGACAAGGCCCCACGCCGGGCACAGATCCGGACATCCAACCCCCCGGGAGGGAAATCTTCGGGCCTCTGGTGA
- the LOC128161948 gene encoding dihydropyrimidinase-like isoform X4, with protein MSSRTPVKKVPIHLQSAQSRLLIKGGKIVNDDQSFDADIYIEDGIIKQVGTNLVIPGGARTIEARGKLVMPGGIDTHTHMQLPFMGTYAVDDFYSGTKAALAGGTTMIIDFVLDQKGVSLLEAYDKWRGWADPKVCCDYGLHVGVTWWSDQVAKEMETLCAEKGINSFKMFLAYKDVFMLNDDELYESFKRIKELGALGMVHAENGHLIAEKSKEMLKMGISGPEGHEMCRPEEVEAEATQRAITIANQANCPLYIVHVMSKSSADVVSKARREGKVVFGEPIAASLGTDGTHYWNKCWRHAAGHVMGPPLRPDSSTPGYLMDLLANNDLQVTGTDNCTFSADQKALGKDDFRKIPNGVNGVEDRMSVIWEKGVHSGKMDPCRFVAVTSTNAAKIFNIYPQKGRIAVGSDADIVIWDPKETRTISAKTHHQAVDFNIFEGMVCHGVPVYVITNGHVVLDEGQLKVTQGMGRFIPTPCNAEMVYGRVAKRELARMPQKVERDPYTGPVVKIENQDEVPGVKRDENPIVGDTASFQHSRPPTRGGGRNLQDSSFALSGEQFDDKAPRRAQIRTSNPPGGKSSGLW; from the exons agtGCTCAGTCCCGTCTGTTGATCAAGGGAGGTAAAATTGTGAATGATGACCAGTCCTTTGATGCAGACATATACATAGAAGATGGAATTATCAA ACAGGTGGGAACTAACCTGGTTATACCAGGTGGTGCTAGGACAATTGAAGCCAGGGGTAAACTTGTCATGCCGG GTGGCATTGACACCCACACTCACATGCAGTTACCCTTTATGGGCACCTATGCAGTGGATGACTTCTACAGTGGTACAAAAGCTGCTCTTGCAGGAGGAACCACCATGATCA TTGACTTTGTGCTGGACCAGAAGGGTGTGTCCCTGCTGGAGGCCTATGACAAATGGAGGGGGTGGGCAGACCCCAAGGTGTGCTGCGACTATGGGCTCCATGTAGGGGTCACCTGGTGGAGTGATCAGGTAGCCAAGGAGATGGAGACACTGTGTGCTGAGAAAG GTATCAACTCCTTCAAAATGTTTCTTGCCTACAAAGATGTATTTATGTTGAATGATGATGAACTGTACGAGTCATTTAAACGCATTAAGGAGTTGGGAGCGCTTGGAATGGTGCATGCAGAAAATGGACATCTGATTGCAGAG AAATCAAAAGAAATGTTGAAAATGGGAATCAGTGGACCAGAGGGCCATGAGATGTGTCGACCTGAAGAG GTTGAGGCAGAAGCTACTCAGCGAGCCATCACCATTGCTAACCAGGCCAACTGCCCTCTGTATATTGTCCATGTCATGAGTAAATCCTCAGCGGACGTTGTGTCTAAGGCCCGCAGAGAAG GTAAAGTAGTATTTGGTGAGCCGATAGCTGCCAGCCTGGGTACAGATGGTACCCACTACTGGAACAAGTGCTGGAGACACGCGGCGGGCCACGTTATGGGGCCACCACTGAGGCCTGATTCCAGCACCCCAGGATATCTGATGGATCTGCTAGCCAA TAATGATTTACAAGTGACAGGGACAGATAACTGTACGTTCAGTGCAGACCAGAAAGCGCTAGGCAAAGACGACTTCAGGAAAATCCCTAATGGAGTAAACGGAGTGGAGGACAGAATGTCCGTCATATGGGAGAAAGGGGTG cATTCTGGAAAAATGGATCCATGTAGATTTGTAGCTGTAACTAGTACTAATGCTgccaaaatattcaatatttaccCACAAAAG GGCCGTATAGCTGTAGGATCTGATGCTGACATTGTAATCTGGGATCCCAAAGAGACGAGGACTATCTCAGCTAAGACTCATCACCAAGCTGTAGACTTCAACATATTCGAAGGCATGGTTTGCCATGGTGTCCCAGTCTATGTCATTACAAATGGTCATGTAGTCTTGGACGAGGGGCAG TTGAAAGTAACCCAGGGAATGGGCAGATTTATTCCAACCCCATGCAATGCTGAAATGGTCTATGGAAGAGTTGCGAAGCGAGAATTG GCCAGAATGCCACAGAAAGTGGAGAGAGATCCTTACACTGGTCCCGTGGTCAAGATAGAGAACCAGGATGAGGTCCCCGGAGTGAAGAGAGATGAGAACCCAATCGTGGGGGACACTGCTTCCTTCCAACACAGCAGACCCCCAACAAGAGGTGGTGGCAGAAACTTACAAGATTCCTCTTTTGCTCTTAGTG GTGAACAGTTTGATGACAAGGCCCCACGCCGGGCACAGATCCGGACATCCAACCCCCCGGGAGGGAAATCTTCGGGCCTCTGGTGA
- the LOC128161948 gene encoding dihydropyrimidinase-like isoform X5, giving the protein MENSIHKHVEEKSAQSRLLIKGGKIVNDDQSFDADIYIEDGIIKQVGTNLVIPGGARTIEARGKLVMPGGIDTHTHMQLPFMGTYAVDDFYSGTKAALAGGTTMIIDFVLDQKGVSLLEAYDKWRGWADPKVCCDYGLHVGVTWWSDQVAKEMETLCAEKGINSFKMFLAYKDVFMLNDDELYESFKRIKELGALGMVHAENGHLIAEKSKEMLKMGISGPEGHEMCRPEEVEAEATQRAITIANQANCPLYIVHVMSKSSADVVSKARREGKVVFGEPIAASLGTDGTHYWNKCWRHAAGHVMGPPLRPDSSTPGYLMDLLANNDLQVTGTDNCTFSADQKALGKDDFRKIPNGVNGVEDRMSVIWEKGVHSGKMDPCRFVAVTSTNAAKIFNIYPQKGRIAVGSDADIVIWDPKETRTISAKTHHQAVDFNIFEGMVCHGVPVYVITNGHVVLDEGQLKVTQGMGRFIPTPCNAEMVYGRVAKRELARMPQKVERDPYTGPVVKIENQDEVPGVKRDENPIVGDTASFQHSRPPTRGGGRNLQDSSFALSGEQFDDKAPRRAQIRTSNPPGGKSSGLW; this is encoded by the exons ATGGAGAATTCTATACACAAACATGTGGAGGAAAAG agtGCTCAGTCCCGTCTGTTGATCAAGGGAGGTAAAATTGTGAATGATGACCAGTCCTTTGATGCAGACATATACATAGAAGATGGAATTATCAA ACAGGTGGGAACTAACCTGGTTATACCAGGTGGTGCTAGGACAATTGAAGCCAGGGGTAAACTTGTCATGCCGG GTGGCATTGACACCCACACTCACATGCAGTTACCCTTTATGGGCACCTATGCAGTGGATGACTTCTACAGTGGTACAAAAGCTGCTCTTGCAGGAGGAACCACCATGATCA TTGACTTTGTGCTGGACCAGAAGGGTGTGTCCCTGCTGGAGGCCTATGACAAATGGAGGGGGTGGGCAGACCCCAAGGTGTGCTGCGACTATGGGCTCCATGTAGGGGTCACCTGGTGGAGTGATCAGGTAGCCAAGGAGATGGAGACACTGTGTGCTGAGAAAG GTATCAACTCCTTCAAAATGTTTCTTGCCTACAAAGATGTATTTATGTTGAATGATGATGAACTGTACGAGTCATTTAAACGCATTAAGGAGTTGGGAGCGCTTGGAATGGTGCATGCAGAAAATGGACATCTGATTGCAGAG AAATCAAAAGAAATGTTGAAAATGGGAATCAGTGGACCAGAGGGCCATGAGATGTGTCGACCTGAAGAG GTTGAGGCAGAAGCTACTCAGCGAGCCATCACCATTGCTAACCAGGCCAACTGCCCTCTGTATATTGTCCATGTCATGAGTAAATCCTCAGCGGACGTTGTGTCTAAGGCCCGCAGAGAAG GTAAAGTAGTATTTGGTGAGCCGATAGCTGCCAGCCTGGGTACAGATGGTACCCACTACTGGAACAAGTGCTGGAGACACGCGGCGGGCCACGTTATGGGGCCACCACTGAGGCCTGATTCCAGCACCCCAGGATATCTGATGGATCTGCTAGCCAA TAATGATTTACAAGTGACAGGGACAGATAACTGTACGTTCAGTGCAGACCAGAAAGCGCTAGGCAAAGACGACTTCAGGAAAATCCCTAATGGAGTAAACGGAGTGGAGGACAGAATGTCCGTCATATGGGAGAAAGGGGTG cATTCTGGAAAAATGGATCCATGTAGATTTGTAGCTGTAACTAGTACTAATGCTgccaaaatattcaatatttaccCACAAAAG GGCCGTATAGCTGTAGGATCTGATGCTGACATTGTAATCTGGGATCCCAAAGAGACGAGGACTATCTCAGCTAAGACTCATCACCAAGCTGTAGACTTCAACATATTCGAAGGCATGGTTTGCCATGGTGTCCCAGTCTATGTCATTACAAATGGTCATGTAGTCTTGGACGAGGGGCAG TTGAAAGTAACCCAGGGAATGGGCAGATTTATTCCAACCCCATGCAATGCTGAAATGGTCTATGGAAGAGTTGCGAAGCGAGAATTG GCCAGAATGCCACAGAAAGTGGAGAGAGATCCTTACACTGGTCCCGTGGTCAAGATAGAGAACCAGGATGAGGTCCCCGGAGTGAAGAGAGATGAGAACCCAATCGTGGGGGACACTGCTTCCTTCCAACACAGCAGACCCCCAACAAGAGGTGGTGGCAGAAACTTACAAGATTCCTCTTTTGCTCTTAGTG GTGAACAGTTTGATGACAAGGCCCCACGCCGGGCACAGATCCGGACATCCAACCCCCCGGGAGGGAAATCTTCGGGCCTCTGGTGA